The following proteins are encoded in a genomic region of Ornithodoros turicata isolate Travis chromosome 6, ASM3712646v1, whole genome shotgun sequence:
- the LOC135398211 gene encoding uncharacterized protein LOC135398211: MNTVIVFLLFVSLAYTWVIEDNAQLAPSELDNAELVEPLVEISERAKGSGKRNKKKKTTTMVPTTVATETESPTTTTTTEATTVTAPSCESEKEKGGKKKDKKNKKKNKNQTQKPNPLRE, translated from the exons ATGAACACGGTTATCGTGTTCCTTCTTTTCGTCTCTCTGGCGTACACTTGGGTGATAGAAGACAACGCTCAAC TGGCGCCAAGCGAATTGGACAATGCTGAATTGGTTGAACCATTGGTTGAGATCAGCGAACGTGCAAA AGGCTCTGGGAAAcggaacaagaagaagaagacaacgACGATGGTTCCCACAACCGTCGCAACAGAAACAGAATctccaacaacgacaacaacaacagaagcAACTACTGTGACCGCACCGTCTTGCGAATCAGAAAAGGAAAAGGgtggaaagaaaaaagacaagaagaacaagaagaagaacaagaatcAGACGCAGAAGCCGAATCCACTACGGGAGTGA
- the LOC135397081 gene encoding uncharacterized protein LOC135397081, translating to MDMNTAALFLLFLPVAFAGWKEEDAKQIPSCDLLQNPCEEKGIGSRQRWFYARDLERCKQSGECTQYEKHGYSALYSCKKAHKHCSAPRTTTPATTTTITPSTPAVTACSEPEEKKEEKEKNKKEEKKGKRKKDKKGKNKKKKPKKTTKKD from the exons ATGGACATGAACACTGCTGCCCTGTTCCTGCTTTTCCTTCCTGTGGCGTTTGCAGGGTGGAAAGAAGAGGATGCGAAGC AGATACCATCATGCGACCTGCTGCAAAATCCTTGCGAAGAGAAAGGCATTGGGAGTAGGCAAAGATGGTTTTACGCCCGCGACCTCGAGAGGTGCAAACAATCCGGGGAATGCACGCAGTATGAGAAACATGGTTATTCAGCTTTGTATTCGTGCAAAAAAGCGCACAAGCATTGTTC AGCTCCTCGGACGACCACTCctgcaacaacaacgacaatcaCACCCTCGACACCAGCTGTGACCGCATGTTCCGAACCTgaggaaaagaaggaagaaaaggagaagaacaaaaaggaagagaagaagGGGAAGCGGAAGAAGGATAAGAAGGgcaagaacaagaagaagaaaccaaaGAAAACTACGAAAAAAGATTAA
- the LOC135398696 gene encoding uncharacterized protein LOC135398696, producing MRTDTRGGRLAALFEERDLHILNDGSPTFVQSTLLSSCLDLTVASVSIARTSRWQVDADTMGSDHVPVLVNIRHSRTERRSARCVKPTDCASYRSALETDFADSMPMNERDFCQAVVRAAQSSTSVARIPEKVHCRRCGVREAARGTTRPSPEHCRNTRLRREVYRRLSTGTWSNWHRQPFRSLSLASKRQELEIAEEYCDHLASAPTNSLASSKDIPVVLESSSEPLLDIPFSLAELESALENAPVHTSRGADHVSCKALRNLPLCTRQSLLSIFQRVLGSRFRPDRMEICIGKTFERMVHSRLAWYLESTGFFPLVMAGFRQDRSAVDNVIAVTSSAQQARSEGLHTAAVFLDVPKAYDSVLHSTVGGTLQEAGVGGRMLS from the exons ATGCGCACAGACACACGTGGCGGTCGCTTGGCTGCCCTGTTTGAAGAACGCGACCTCCATATCCTAAACGACGGCTCCCCAACGTTTGTGCAGTCGACTCTCCTTTCGTCCTGCTTGGACCTGACTGTGGCCTCGGTCTCCATTGCGCGGACCTCCAGGTGGCAAGTCGACGCTGACACGATGGGCAGCGATCACGTGCCTGTCCTGGTCAACATTCGGCACTCCAGAACGGAGCGGCGCTCCGCACGGTGCGTCAAGCCTACTGACTGCGCGTCCTACAGATCTGCTCTGGAGACCGACTTCGCAGACTCCATGCCGATGAATGAAAGGGACTTCTGTCAAGCAGTCGTCCGTGCCGCGCAGTCCTCCACCAGCGTTGCGCGGATACCGGAAAAAGTTCACTGCCGTCGATGCGGAGTACGAGAGGCTGCGCGCGGAACGACGCGCCCGTCGCCGGAACACTGCCGGAACACACGTCTGAGGCGCGAGGTGTACAGAAGGCTGTCCACAGGCACCTGGTCAAACTGGCAC CGCCAGCCATTTCGATCGCTTTCGCTTGCCTCTAAGCGTCAGGAACTCGAAATAGCGGAGGAGTACTGCGACCACCTCGCCTCAGCCCCCACCAACTCACTAGCCTCATCCAAGGACATCCCCGTAGTTCTGGAGTCGTCGAGCGAACCTCTCCTAGACATTCCATTCTCCCTTGCTGAACTTGAATCTGCGCTGGAGAATGCACCCGTGCATACCTCGCGAGGCGCGGACCATGTGTCTTGCAAGGCACTCAGAAATCTACCGCTTTGCACGCGCCAGTCTCTTCTGAGCATTTTTCAACGCGTCCTGGGTAGCCGGTTCCGTCCCGACAGAATGGAAAT ctgcatcggGAAGACTTTCGAGAGAATGGTCCATTCGCGCCTCGCCTGGTACCTTGAAAGTACGGGCTTCTTCCCGCTGGTGATGGCCGGATTCAGACAAGATAGATCTGCCGTTGACAATGTCATCGCCGTCACCTCCTCCGCGCAGCAAGCCCGATCTGAAGGCCTACATACCGCCGCTGTCTTCCTCGACGTTCCGAAGGCTTACGACAGCGTACTCCACAGTACTGTTGGTGGGACACTCCAAGAGGCTGGCGTGGGGGGCCGGATGCTGTCATAG
- the LOC135398213 gene encoding uncharacterized protein LOC135398213 gives MISHRGFTSSHGRKGNDSVLKDNIRDVDRSDRETMHATFVVALQLAVTQAASAWTFTQNDSIPDCSLRPVQVCRLSHRHAYAPRLYVYDADVRRCWQMVACKEVCPHAYLEWLHCRRAHEHCGQNARPTVTALSTRATAPPGAPKTTTVASIATTEKVEKAKKKQRKKKKEKQQNDEKTKKPKDKKPKKKKSSKGKD, from the exons ATGATCTCGCATCGAGGGTTTACCAGCTCCCACGGAAGGAAGG GAAATGATAGCGTATTAAAGGACAACATACGTGACGTGGACCGATCAGATCGAGAGACAATGCACGCCACGTTTGTCGTTGCTCTCCAATTAGCTGTGACACAAGCAGCGAGTGCCTGGACTTTTACACAGAACGACT CGATACCGGATTGTTCCCTGAGGCCTGTACAGGTATGTCGCTTAAGCCATCGTCATGCCTATGCGCCCCGATTATATGTGTACGATGCTGATGTGAGGAGGTGCTGGCAAATGGTAGCATGTAAAGAAGTTTGTCCCCACGCGTACTTGGAATGGTTGCACTGCAGACGGGCGCATGAGCACTGTGG GCAAAACGCTCGACCCACTGTGACAGCTTTGTCCACGAGGGCCACTGCACCTCCCGGTGCTCCGAAAACTACGACAGTTGCTTCCATTGCCACTACTGAGAAGGTAGAGAAAgcaaagaagaagcagaggaagaagaagaaggagaaacaacaaaatgatgaaaaaacgaagaaaccaAAGGATAAGAaaccaaagaagaagaaatcgtCGAAAGGGAAGGATTGA
- the LOC135398214 gene encoding salivary glue protein Sgs-3-like translates to MHVTVVAALLLAARHTGARTFGKEDSTANCSLKPRQVCGSSPSRGLPQLYVYDADEGRCWQMPACEKVQAHAFSMWVHCRVANKHCSETPLPTTATTEKKKKGEKTKKPKKAKPSKGKGKNAEISSETPPPTTTTTTAAPTTTLKSTTVTSSVTSEKAEKNKKKKEKRKKPKKSKPSAGKQ, encoded by the exons ATGCATGTCACCGTTGTCGCTGCTCTGCTACTAGCTGCAAGACATACAGGTGCCAGGACCTTTGGAAAAGAAGACT CAACGGCGAATTGTTCCCTTAAGCCTAGACAGGTATGTGGCTCAAGCCCTAGCCGGGGTTTGCCTCAGCTGTACGTGTACGATGCTGACGAGGGACGATGCTGGCAAATGCCAGCATGTGAAAAGGTTCAAGCCCACGCGTTCTCCATGTGGGTGCACTGTAGAGTAGCGAATAAGCACTGTTC GGAGACACCATTGCCCACAACGGCCACaacagagaagaagaagaaaggtgaAAAGACAAAGAAACCAAAGAAGGCGAAACCGTCAAAAGGAAAGGG GAAAAACGCTGAAATATCGAGTGAAACACCACCTcccacgacgacgacgacgaccgctGCACCCACCACTACTCTGAAAAGCACGACAGTTACTTCCAGTGTCACTAGCGAGAAGGCtgagaagaacaagaagaagaaagaaaagaggaagaaacCAAAGAAGTCGAAACCGTCAGCGGGAAAGCAGTGA